GCATGAAGCCAATGGCAGGCCGCTTCACCTGGTAGGCCATAGCCTGGGCGGGCCTATTATAGTTAAGCTGGCACAGGAACATCCCCAGGCTTACGCATCGCTTACTGTCCTTGCAGGATCGATCTCGCCTTACGAGGAGCCAAAGGAAAGCTGGCGAGGAATTTTTGTTGACACTCCGCTGGAGTTCCTGATCCCGGGGGCATTCAGAACTTGCAATACTGAAATATACTATTACAAAAAGGACCTGTTTACGATGGACGCTCATTACAACGAACTGACCATGCCGGTAACTTTTATCCATGGTGATAAAGACCCGCTTGTTACCGTGAGGAATGTAACCTATGGCCAACAAAAACTTGCAGGCAACAAAAACGTGAAAACGATCATCATACCGGGGGCAAACCACTTTATTCCCTGGGAACATTTCGATATCATACAAAAGCATTTATTAACCCTAAAAACTCAAGAGAAATGATGGCGATATACATCTTATACCTGTACCTGGCAACTGGCCTGGTATCGACCTTGTGGCTGTTATTTATCAGGCACACATATTGGAATTCAGGAATAGCCACGGGTGTTAAATTTATCATTCTGCCGGGCTGCGTTGTCCTGTGGCCGGTTGTTCTTTTTAAATCGCTGAGGTCATGATAGCCAAATACCGCAAAAGACATTTGATAGCCTGGCTGCTGATAGCTGTGGTCATCACAACGTTAACCATCGTGGCATATGTTAGTATTCCATACCTGCCGCATTAAATTTTACAGACATGAGCACCTCATACGTACCGGTTTTATGGAACCCATTTAAAAAGAAATACGATCGTTTCCTTTGGTCGTTCATTGCTATTTACCTGGCTTCGTTTATTTTGCTAAGCAAGCTGCTTTTTCCGCAGCTCATAGCAATGACCATCGTGATAAGAGCATTTGGTACGCTG
Above is a window of Mucilaginibacter ginsenosidivorans DNA encoding:
- a CDS encoding alpha/beta fold hydrolase; the encoded protein is MAGRIKKRWFFWLIIPAWMICSQSCFQMREADRDAEKEFSQRGITASFCRLTVDNIPLHYVKTGNEKFPTLFIIHGSPGSWSAYKRYLMDTSLLKYFRVIAIDRPGFGYSDFGRAFHLDEQSYLIYKIIEHEANGRPLHLVGHSLGGPIIVKLAQEHPQAYASLTVLAGSISPYEEPKESWRGIFVDTPLEFLIPGAFRTCNTEIYYYKKDLFTMDAHYNELTMPVTFIHGDKDPLVTVRNVTYGQQKLAGNKNVKTIIIPGANHFIPWEHFDIIQKHLLTLKTQEK